One part of the Bdellovibrio bacteriovorus genome encodes these proteins:
- the mltF gene encoding membrane-bound lytic murein transglycosylase MltF: MLALAARQRIALPHAMGTILRLRQKIARAFLIGGLGFTTVAMNGCDAMIMDEQESLAQVQSKGEIVVLTTQSPLIYSQPKRGGAFGIDHDLLENFATRYNLKLRYVVLPDEDSVLRALSKGEGDIAAARLRTPHNMTGFLTGPAYEETYLSLYCHKKAQIQNIQDLNGKNISLLQKDNYLGLSQRLTQLSPQVKVEIQENIKTQDLIASLAQRKNDCVIAENFSGDFYARYHTSIEKVADLTAPYSLSWQLSPDNSSLLHLMQHWYQQASREDEIMRILDRYKTYLTQLDKRDIAQFFKKIRTTLPTYKDAFRDAGREHNLPWQLIASVAYQESHWNPEARSFTGVRGLMQLTTDTALHVGIEDRTDPLQSIWGGSKYLRSLMDRVPSHLNYKDRLALALAAYNVGWAHLKDAQKLAEKMGRNPYSWRHMREVLPLLADPEYAAEFEYGPARGYETVDFVERVKSFYNLMNSAG, from the coding sequence ATGCTTGCACTGGCGGCGCGCCAAAGGATAGCACTGCCCCACGCTATGGGAACGATTTTAAGATTAAGACAGAAAATCGCCCGGGCCTTTCTAATCGGAGGCCTTGGGTTTACCACGGTCGCCATGAATGGCTGCGACGCCATGATTATGGACGAACAGGAGAGCTTGGCTCAAGTTCAGTCCAAAGGTGAAATCGTGGTGCTGACCACGCAAAGTCCTCTTATATATAGTCAGCCCAAACGCGGCGGTGCTTTCGGGATCGATCACGATCTTTTGGAAAACTTCGCCACCCGCTACAACCTCAAACTGAGGTACGTCGTACTTCCGGATGAGGACTCGGTGTTGCGGGCGCTGTCTAAAGGCGAAGGGGATATCGCCGCAGCCCGCTTGAGGACTCCTCACAATATGACCGGCTTCCTGACCGGCCCTGCTTACGAAGAAACTTATCTTAGCCTTTACTGCCACAAGAAGGCCCAGATCCAGAACATCCAGGATCTGAATGGCAAAAACATCTCGCTGCTGCAAAAAGACAATTATCTGGGATTGTCACAACGCCTGACCCAGCTTTCACCACAAGTGAAGGTGGAGATTCAGGAAAACATCAAAACCCAGGATCTGATCGCCAGCCTTGCTCAACGCAAAAATGACTGTGTGATCGCAGAAAACTTCAGCGGTGATTTCTATGCCCGCTATCACACATCGATCGAAAAGGTCGCGGACCTGACGGCCCCGTACTCTTTGAGCTGGCAGCTTTCACCGGACAACTCAAGTCTTCTGCATCTGATGCAACACTGGTATCAGCAGGCTTCCCGCGAAGACGAAATCATGCGCATTCTGGATCGTTATAAAACGTACCTGACCCAGCTGGATAAGCGCGATATCGCTCAGTTCTTCAAAAAAATCCGCACGACGTTGCCGACATATAAAGACGCCTTCCGGGATGCCGGTCGCGAACACAATCTGCCTTGGCAGCTGATCGCTTCTGTCGCTTATCAGGAATCTCACTGGAATCCGGAAGCTCGCAGTTTCACTGGCGTGCGTGGTCTGATGCAATTGACGACCGACACAGCTTTGCATGTGGGTATCGAAGACCGCACGGATCCACTGCAAAGCATCTGGGGCGGATCCAAATATCTGCGTTCATTGATGGACCGCGTGCCGTCACACCTGAACTATAAAGACCGTCTGGCGCTGGCTCTGGCCGCTTACAATGTCGGCTGGGCTCACTTGAAAGACGCCCAGAAGCTGGCAGAAAAAATGGGCCGCAATCCTTATTCCTGGAGACACATGCGCGAAGTCTTGCCTTTACTGGCAGACCCGGAATACGCAGCCGAATTTGAATACGGACCGGCTCGTGGTTATGAAACAGTGGACTTCGTAGAGCGGGTCAAATCCTTCTATAACCTGATGAACTCTGCCGGATGA
- the glmU gene encoding bifunctional UDP-N-acetylglucosamine diphosphorylase/glucosamine-1-phosphate N-acetyltransferase GlmU: MSANASEKLTVIALAAGKGTRMKSPLPKVLHPVAGRPMIEKVIQASKQAGAAEVRVIVGHGQNLVRQVVEPMGVACYVQDEQLGTAHAVRCAKPETIEGVVVIMNGDHPLIEASDIKDFVRIFRDEKCDLAVVTAVLKNPGEFGRIVRHKGDLAAIVEAKDASAEALKIREINTGIYIVKASILADYLPKISNNNAKKEYYITDLISLCIQDKCRVQAIQSTPKVAVGVNNQLELARATRLLFKRKALRLMEDGVLMIDPRTVYVEESVEIGAGTVIYPNVFIRGRTKIGSFTVIESNAFISDCEIGDSVQIRGGSYLESSKLHNKVSAGPYARLRPETEIFEEAHVGNFVEMKKVKFGKKSKAGHLTYLGDAEIGEEVNVGCGTITCNYAADKKKYKTKIGNRVFVGSDTQFVAPIEVGDDAIIGSGSTITKNVPAKALAVARGKQFVKENYAAKTAETEEKEQV; encoded by the coding sequence ATGTCAGCAAATGCATCTGAGAAGTTGACGGTTATCGCTCTTGCGGCAGGCAAGGGAACTCGCATGAAGTCCCCCCTCCCGAAAGTCCTTCATCCTGTAGCGGGCCGTCCGATGATTGAAAAAGTGATTCAAGCCTCCAAACAGGCCGGCGCTGCCGAAGTGCGCGTGATTGTCGGTCATGGTCAGAATCTGGTTCGTCAGGTTGTGGAGCCAATGGGTGTTGCCTGTTACGTGCAGGATGAACAACTGGGCACCGCCCACGCGGTTCGCTGTGCGAAGCCGGAAACCATCGAGGGCGTGGTCGTTATCATGAACGGGGACCACCCGCTGATTGAAGCTTCCGACATCAAGGATTTCGTGCGCATTTTCCGCGACGAAAAATGCGATCTGGCCGTGGTGACTGCGGTCTTGAAAAATCCGGGCGAGTTCGGCCGTATCGTGCGCCACAAGGGTGACCTGGCGGCGATTGTGGAAGCCAAAGACGCTTCTGCCGAAGCTTTGAAAATCCGCGAGATCAACACCGGCATCTATATCGTCAAGGCGTCCATCCTTGCTGATTATCTGCCAAAGATTTCCAACAACAACGCAAAAAAAGAATACTACATCACGGACCTGATTTCTTTGTGCATTCAGGACAAGTGCCGTGTGCAGGCAATCCAGTCCACTCCGAAAGTGGCCGTGGGCGTGAACAATCAACTGGAGCTGGCGCGCGCCACCCGTCTGCTGTTCAAGCGCAAGGCTTTGCGTCTGATGGAAGACGGCGTGCTGATGATCGATCCACGCACCGTGTATGTGGAAGAAAGTGTTGAGATCGGTGCGGGCACCGTGATCTATCCGAATGTCTTTATTCGTGGTCGCACCAAAATCGGTTCGTTCACGGTGATTGAATCCAACGCCTTTATTTCGGACTGCGAAATCGGCGACAGTGTGCAGATCCGTGGCGGCAGTTATCTGGAAAGCTCAAAATTGCACAACAAGGTGTCTGCGGGACCTTACGCGCGCCTGCGCCCGGAAACTGAGATCTTCGAAGAAGCCCACGTTGGCAACTTCGTCGAGATGAAAAAAGTGAAGTTCGGGAAAAAGTCCAAAGCCGGTCATCTGACTTATCTGGGGGATGCTGAAATCGGCGAAGAGGTGAATGTGGGCTGCGGAACTATCACGTGCAATTACGCTGCTGATAAAAAGAAATATAAAACGAAAATCGGAAACCGCGTCTTCGTGGGCAGCGACACTCAGTTTGTGGCGCCTATTGAAGTCGGCGATGATGCCATCATCGGTTCCGGCTCCACGATCACCAAAAACGTGCCGGCGAAAGCATTGGCTGTGGCCCGTGGAAAACAATTTGTAAAAGAAAACTACGCCGCGAAAACTGCGGAAACTGAAGAAAAAGAGCAGGTGTAA
- a CDS encoding PAS domain-containing sensor histidine kinase, which translates to MRTLKAGFLLIGPWDARLQELGAHIATDLNQAWHWIQDSTYDVVALSVTLILGKKFPEFYEEVKRAHPATQFIAVVPADFSANQLALLHEEFTFLRVMESFQDPDLETHLFSALEEANQRKQDENLALLIREQTAQLKRLQIELEERVQKRTKFLTEARRKLFLTNSRIEGFKRALMAVHEASSVVEIEQLLNDSLAATVQTSWIRLFFHPQDELFAKQVQTQLSFTQFQVPLFRQHEKVGSIFFLRAPDHPFSKDESDFLTRVAEAVALALDRIQKLKESESMKEQWEATFNSMSDPVVLIDTNYDIIQSNKALNERLSESKEETSRKCYKVLYNRDEPCPGCQRGSNFRVQSRSTARTFEVYSQSLVLDSEKPPVFVNLYHDVTQQLKMERQILESAKMAELGTIGSSIAHELNNPLGGILSFTQLIKMDMDPQHPLYPDVVEMEAGVQRCKEIVQNLLGFTRDPNADREGAVSLKEVCLRSLKIVELQTKSQGIEVKLHFPADDIVIRGHLNMLAQALKNILQISIDRVTDRIRHNKDFKALMDIEILMTDGVPEILVHDNGTPEKSTSMPLGLGLSVASQILRDHDAKLEILPDKTAGNGVKISFTPTHTP; encoded by the coding sequence ATGCGGACTTTGAAAGCCGGCTTCCTGCTTATTGGTCCCTGGGATGCGCGCCTGCAAGAGCTGGGTGCTCACATCGCCACGGACTTAAATCAGGCCTGGCACTGGATCCAGGATTCCACCTATGACGTGGTGGCTTTGTCAGTGACTCTGATTCTGGGTAAAAAATTTCCCGAATTTTACGAAGAGGTCAAACGTGCCCATCCGGCCACGCAGTTTATCGCCGTGGTTCCGGCGGACTTTTCCGCCAACCAACTGGCGCTGCTGCATGAGGAATTCACATTCCTGCGGGTGATGGAAAGCTTTCAGGATCCGGATCTGGAAACACATTTGTTTTCAGCTTTGGAAGAGGCCAATCAGCGCAAACAGGATGAAAACCTCGCCCTTTTGATTCGTGAACAGACGGCCCAACTTAAACGCCTGCAAATCGAACTGGAAGAACGGGTTCAGAAAAGAACCAAGTTTCTAACCGAGGCCCGCCGCAAACTTTTCCTGACCAATTCGCGCATTGAAGGTTTCAAACGCGCGTTGATGGCGGTGCACGAAGCCAGCTCCGTTGTTGAAATCGAGCAACTGCTGAATGATTCCCTGGCGGCAACAGTGCAGACATCGTGGATTCGTTTGTTCTTCCATCCCCAGGACGAACTTTTTGCCAAACAGGTGCAGACACAACTGAGCTTCACCCAGTTTCAGGTGCCGCTGTTCCGCCAGCATGAAAAAGTCGGTTCGATCTTCTTTTTGCGCGCCCCGGACCATCCTTTTTCCAAGGATGAAAGTGACTTCCTGACCCGCGTGGCCGAGGCCGTGGCGCTGGCGCTGGATCGTATTCAGAAACTGAAAGAATCCGAATCCATGAAGGAACAATGGGAGGCGACATTCAACTCGATGTCCGACCCGGTTGTTCTGATCGATACAAATTATGACATCATTCAGTCCAACAAGGCCCTGAATGAACGCCTGAGCGAAAGCAAAGAGGAAACCTCGCGCAAATGCTACAAGGTATTATACAACCGCGATGAACCCTGTCCGGGCTGTCAGCGCGGCTCCAACTTCCGCGTGCAATCGCGCAGCACCGCCCGCACCTTTGAGGTCTATTCGCAAAGCCTGGTGTTGGATTCAGAAAAACCGCCGGTGTTCGTGAACCTTTATCACGACGTCACCCAGCAACTGAAAATGGAACGTCAAATTCTGGAATCCGCCAAGATGGCCGAACTGGGAACAATCGGATCCAGCATCGCTCACGAACTGAACAATCCTCTGGGCGGGATTTTATCCTTCACCCAGTTGATCAAAATGGACATGGACCCCCAACATCCACTTTATCCGGATGTCGTGGAAATGGAAGCCGGCGTCCAGCGCTGCAAAGAAATCGTGCAGAACCTGCTGGGCTTTACCCGCGACCCCAACGCCGACCGCGAGGGCGCAGTCAGCCTGAAGGAAGTCTGCCTGCGGTCCCTGAAAATCGTCGAACTTCAGACGAAGTCCCAGGGGATCGAGGTCAAACTGCACTTCCCGGCGGATGATATCGTCATTCGCGGACATTTGAACATGCTGGCCCAGGCGCTGAAAAACATCCTGCAGATATCCATTGACCGGGTTACTGATCGTATCCGTCACAACAAGGATTTTAAGGCTCTGATGGACATCGAAATCCTGATGACTGATGGTGTGCCTGAAATTCTGGTTCACGATAACGGCACCCCTGAGAAAAGCACCTCCATGCCTTTGGGTTTGGGACTTTCCGTTGCGTCCCAGATTCTGCGCGATCATGACGCCAAACTGGAAATTCTTCCTGACAAAACCGCCGGAAACGGTGTTAAGATTTCCTTCACTCCAACACACACGCCTTAG
- a CDS encoding DUF1772 domain-containing protein yields the protein MAQLPLRICIYICVLSIGLFTGFVLYFAVFASQVLARMPLQQYLEFYRVAEPLFEPRVRLVYLTMIASATLWLILRRKKWRSFEFICVASALFCVLDEIVLSYKGHYKINAILREAGKTGTIPAQWLSLREEWTQFMFIHLLIITAGFILILMGLYFYLEGEKKVATETKNPGGRPGFKSLFHRH from the coding sequence ATGGCACAACTCCCGCTGCGAATTTGCATTTACATCTGCGTTCTGAGCATCGGTTTGTTCACCGGCTTTGTGCTGTACTTTGCGGTCTTTGCCAGCCAAGTTCTGGCGCGCATGCCACTGCAACAATACCTGGAATTCTATCGGGTCGCGGAACCCCTGTTTGAACCCCGGGTGCGACTGGTTTATCTGACCATGATTGCTTCAGCCACCCTGTGGCTGATTCTGCGCCGTAAAAAATGGCGGTCTTTTGAATTTATCTGTGTGGCTTCAGCCCTGTTCTGCGTGCTGGATGAAATCGTTCTGTCCTATAAGGGGCACTACAAAATCAATGCTATCTTGCGTGAAGCCGGAAAAACCGGAACCATCCCCGCGCAATGGCTGTCTCTGCGCGAAGAGTGGACTCAGTTCATGTTCATCCACTTACTGATTATCACTGCGGGATTCATTCTGATTTTGATGGGGCTGTATTTTTATCTGGAAGGCGAAAAGAAGGTCGCCACAGAAACAAAAAACCCCGGGGGACGCCCGGGGTTTAAAAGTTTATTCCACCGTCACTGA
- a CDS encoding M14 family murein peptide amidase A yields MQAKIFHQTSWATTSQGTSIELYKKSHSLSDFSERPILFIGGVHGDEPEGVRLAEEFLHWLKQEEAANSGRLRPWILIPCINPDGYGKNQRTNANGVDLNRNFPCRDWSPESKAPRYYPGPSPGSEREVQALVKLIEDEKPQLIVHFHSWEPCVVYTGAPGKQAAEILATGTDYEAREDIGYPTPGSLGQYGWIEHQIPVICIEEQEHIDLNLVWPHFKPGLELLITGRNV; encoded by the coding sequence ATGCAAGCAAAAATTTTTCACCAAACTTCTTGGGCCACCACCTCTCAGGGAACTTCCATTGAGCTGTATAAAAAATCACACAGCCTCAGTGACTTTTCTGAACGCCCGATCCTGTTTATCGGCGGTGTGCATGGCGACGAACCCGAGGGGGTCCGTCTGGCAGAAGAGTTTTTGCACTGGTTGAAGCAGGAGGAAGCCGCCAACAGCGGTCGCCTGCGCCCGTGGATCCTCATTCCCTGCATCAATCCCGACGGCTACGGCAAGAATCAGCGCACCAACGCCAATGGCGTCGACCTGAATCGCAACTTCCCGTGTCGGGACTGGAGCCCCGAAAGCAAAGCTCCTCGATACTATCCTGGCCCTTCGCCTGGGAGTGAGAGGGAAGTTCAGGCTCTGGTAAAACTCATTGAGGACGAAAAGCCACAGCTTATAGTACACTTTCATTCGTGGGAGCCTTGCGTTGTCTATACGGGAGCTCCGGGCAAACAGGCGGCCGAGATTCTGGCCACCGGCACCGACTATGAAGCCCGCGAGGACATTGGCTATCCGACACCGGGCAGCCTTGGACAGTATGGATGGATTGAACATCAAATTCCTGTGATCTGCATCGAAGAGCAAGAGCACATCGATCTGAATCTGGTCTGGCCTCACTTTAAGCCGGGCCTGGAACTTCTGATCACGGGACGGAATGTATAA
- a CDS encoding DUF1772 domain-containing protein produces the protein MKIRAWARFVAIICMGLLAGHSLSMVAIIGPAVNSLGPQSFVEVNSITEPTFAAIFPYFFAVLLGSLAIWWICLVKHWKSREFLMLNLALLCFVDQLYVTYRAQVPLNKLMTAWKQTHHLPSNWEHLRTEWLSMMKYHLALSVVAFILLLIAHHRRQKTEVL, from the coding sequence ATGAAGATTCGCGCCTGGGCCCGGTTTGTCGCCATCATCTGCATGGGATTACTGGCCGGGCACAGCTTGTCCATGGTGGCCATCATCGGCCCCGCTGTTAACAGTCTTGGCCCTCAATCCTTTGTCGAAGTAAACTCCATCACAGAGCCCACATTTGCGGCGATCTTTCCTTACTTCTTTGCAGTTCTGCTTGGCAGTCTTGCGATCTGGTGGATCTGCCTGGTGAAGCACTGGAAGTCCCGTGAATTCCTGATGCTGAATCTGGCGCTTCTATGTTTTGTGGATCAGCTTTACGTCACCTATCGTGCGCAGGTTCCCTTGAACAAACTGATGACCGCGTGGAAGCAGACTCATCATTTGCCATCTAACTGGGAACACTTGCGAACAGAGTGGCTGTCTATGATGAAATACCACCTGGCGCTCAGTGTGGTTGCCTTTATCCTGCTGCTGATTGCCCATCATCGCCGTCAAAAAACAGAAGTCCTTTAG
- a CDS encoding thymidine kinase, with the protein MSEFSYVHTRGWVEVVVGSMFSGKTEELIRRLRRAEFARLQIQVFKPIIDKRYNEMAVTSHDLTTIDSTPIHDAEEIWNLLKPNTKVVGIDEGQFFGQNLVQIAQDLADRGLRVIIAGLDTDWQGKPFEPMPTLMAVAESVTKQHAVCVVCGSPASRTQRTAGGDGQVLVGTHDAYEARCRQHFKPEVDAPTLDWKLKREMEIS; encoded by the coding sequence GTGTCTGAGTTTTCTTATGTTCACACTCGTGGTTGGGTTGAGGTTGTTGTTGGTTCCATGTTCAGCGGTAAGACCGAGGAACTGATCCGTCGCCTGCGCCGTGCGGAATTCGCGCGCCTGCAAATTCAGGTGTTCAAACCTATTATAGATAAACGCTACAACGAGATGGCCGTGACTTCCCACGATCTGACGACCATTGATTCCACTCCGATTCACGATGCTGAAGAAATCTGGAACCTTCTAAAACCCAACACGAAAGTGGTGGGGATCGATGAAGGTCAGTTCTTTGGGCAAAACCTGGTGCAGATCGCCCAGGATCTGGCAGACCGCGGATTGCGTGTGATCATCGCGGGTCTGGATACAGACTGGCAGGGGAAACCCTTTGAACCCATGCCGACGTTGATGGCCGTGGCGGAAAGCGTGACCAAACAACATGCCGTGTGTGTGGTGTGTGGGTCTCCAGCCAGCCGTACGCAAAGAACGGCGGGTGGCGACGGTCAGGTTCTGGTCGGAACTCATGACGCGTACGAAGCACGCTGCCGTCAGCACTTCAAACCGGAAGTGGATGCTCCCACGCTCGACTGGAAACTAAAACGCGAAATGGAAATTTCCTAG
- a CDS encoding HAD family hydrolase — MTKYKSIAFDLDDTLLDTSGLLVPRASQRACEAMLAAGLRCTLDECMSAREELAKELSHTEIFTQIANRFGTNQKGKAIHDALEEFYNPLVPETLPLLEGSLQNLEALRGRYKLFLVTMGSRPSQEKKIKALNIAGFFDGIYILNGFIGEKKDSAFREILRTQGHDPKHLLSIGNRLSSEIRDGKRVGADTCYFAYGEHTGEKPMYPEDHPDFTITHHKDLIPTCGL; from the coding sequence ATGACAAAGTACAAAAGCATCGCCTTCGATTTGGATGACACTCTGCTAGATACTTCAGGTTTGCTGGTGCCTCGCGCCTCCCAGCGGGCCTGCGAAGCTATGCTGGCAGCCGGTTTGCGATGCACTTTGGACGAATGCATGAGCGCCCGCGAAGAGCTGGCTAAAGAACTTTCCCACACCGAAATCTTCACCCAGATTGCCAATCGCTTCGGCACCAACCAAAAAGGCAAGGCCATCCACGACGCCTTGGAGGAATTCTACAACCCTCTGGTGCCGGAAACACTTCCCCTGCTGGAAGGCTCTTTGCAAAATCTGGAAGCTTTGCGCGGACGCTATAAACTGTTTTTAGTCACGATGGGCTCCCGCCCTTCGCAGGAAAAAAAGATCAAAGCCCTGAACATCGCCGGCTTCTTTGACGGCATTTACATTCTGAACGGCTTTATCGGCGAAAAGAAAGACAGTGCCTTCCGTGAAATTCTGCGCACCCAAGGTCACGACCCAAAACATCTGCTGAGCATCGGAAACCGCCTGTCCAGCGAGATTCGCGACGGCAAACGCGTGGGCGCTGACACCTGCTATTTCGCCTATGGAGAACACACCGGCGAAAAACCGATGTATCCGGAAGATCATCCTGACTTTACCATCACTCACCACAAGGATCTGATCCCGACATGCGGACTTTGA
- the glmS gene encoding glutamine--fructose-6-phosphate transaminase (isomerizing) has protein sequence MCGIVGYLGPQNPKDIIVSGLKKLEYRGYDSAGVAILDHGKTKRVRAQGKLKALEDKLATEKFDGHIGIGHTRWATHGKPSERNAHPHQVRGISLVHNGIIENYLDIREELKAQGADITSDTDSELVAHLIANEVEVTKDLFKAVQNVLEKIRGAFSILVMWEQEPDRLVAFKDGPPLVVGMGKDEVFVASDVQALIQYTKNFVYLEDREVASIKGADVQFFSANGFPIQKKVVELNWNPEMVEKQGYAHFMLKEIYEQPRAVAAAIEPHVNPETFSVALKNVGFGGQSVQKLEELDAKADWAKTQEVFKSIERVFIIACGTSNYAGNVGKYLIEQLAKVPVECDIASEFRYRNPVIPAKSLVITISQSGETADTLAAIRMAKEMGATTLSICNVKNSTIDREAHGHLYMNSGPEIGVASTKAFTSTMAVLNTLAIAIARTRGVMNEAEEKELVKSLLAVPSQMEGVLSYDKYFEEAASSLKLFRGFLYMGRGTSFPIAMEGALKLKELAYMHAEGYAAGEMKHGPLALIDERMAIVMVAPTDHLYEKTISNLEEARARGGKVISIGTGDNEKLREISEHYLAIPKAHWTVNAILSVIPLQLMSYHLASNLGYDVDQPRNLAKSVTVE, from the coding sequence ATGTGTGGAATTGTTGGTTACTTGGGTCCACAAAATCCTAAAGATATCATTGTGAGTGGTCTGAAAAAACTTGAATACCGCGGTTACGACAGTGCCGGGGTGGCCATTCTGGATCACGGCAAGACCAAACGTGTGCGCGCCCAAGGCAAACTGAAAGCCCTGGAAGACAAACTGGCGACTGAAAAATTCGACGGCCACATCGGTATTGGTCACACCCGCTGGGCGACCCACGGCAAGCCTTCCGAGCGCAACGCCCATCCGCACCAGGTGCGCGGAATCAGCCTGGTTCACAACGGCATCATCGAAAACTATCTGGATATTCGCGAAGAACTGAAGGCCCAGGGTGCGGATATCACTTCTGACACGGACTCGGAGCTTGTGGCTCACTTGATCGCCAATGAAGTGGAAGTGACCAAGGATCTGTTCAAGGCCGTTCAGAACGTGCTGGAAAAGATCCGTGGCGCGTTCTCGATCCTGGTGATGTGGGAGCAGGAACCGGACCGTTTGGTGGCCTTCAAAGACGGCCCGCCGCTGGTTGTGGGCATGGGCAAGGACGAAGTCTTTGTTGCCAGCGACGTGCAGGCTCTGATTCAGTACACCAAGAACTTCGTTTATCTTGAAGACCGTGAAGTGGCTTCCATTAAGGGTGCTGATGTTCAGTTCTTCTCTGCCAATGGTTTCCCGATCCAGAAGAAAGTGGTTGAGCTGAACTGGAACCCGGAAATGGTTGAAAAGCAGGGCTATGCCCACTTCATGCTGAAAGAGATCTATGAACAGCCACGCGCGGTGGCGGCGGCGATCGAACCGCACGTGAATCCAGAGACGTTCTCTGTGGCTTTGAAAAATGTCGGCTTCGGTGGACAGTCCGTGCAAAAGCTGGAAGAGCTTGATGCCAAGGCCGACTGGGCAAAAACCCAGGAAGTTTTCAAGAGTATTGAGCGTGTGTTCATCATCGCCTGCGGCACCAGCAACTATGCCGGGAACGTCGGTAAATATCTGATCGAACAACTGGCGAAAGTTCCGGTTGAATGCGACATCGCCAGCGAATTCCGTTACCGCAACCCAGTGATCCCGGCAAAAAGCCTTGTGATCACAATTTCTCAATCCGGAGAAACAGCCGACACTTTGGCGGCCATCCGTATGGCCAAAGAAATGGGCGCGACCACTTTGAGTATCTGCAACGTGAAGAACTCCACGATCGACCGTGAAGCGCATGGGCACTTGTACATGAACTCGGGTCCTGAAATCGGCGTGGCTTCCACGAAAGCCTTCACCAGCACCATGGCGGTTCTGAACACTTTGGCAATCGCCATTGCACGCACTCGCGGGGTGATGAACGAAGCAGAGGAAAAAGAGCTGGTGAAATCCCTTCTGGCGGTTCCAAGCCAGATGGAAGGTGTTTTGTCTTACGATAAATACTTTGAAGAAGCGGCTTCCAGTCTGAAGTTGTTCCGCGGTTTCCTGTACATGGGCCGTGGCACCAGCTTCCCGATTGCAATGGAAGGGGCTTTGAAACTGAAAGAACTGGCTTACATGCACGCGGAAGGTTATGCCGCTGGCGAAATGAAGCACGGTCCTTTGGCGTTGATTGATGAGCGTATGGCGATTGTGATGGTGGCTCCGACGGATCACCTATACGAAAAAACCATCAGCAATCTGGAAGAAGCCCGTGCCCGCGGTGGCAAGGTGATTTCTATCGGAACTGGTGACAACGAAAAACTGCGCGAGATCAGCGAGCACTATCTGGCTATTCCAAAAGCTCACTGGACAGTGAATGCAATCCTGTCAGTGATTCCGTTGCAGCTGATGTCCTATCACCTGGCAAGCAATCTGGGGTACGACGTGGATCAGCCACGCAACCTGGCTAAATCAGTGACGGTGGAATAA